The Virgibacillus sp. MSP4-1 genome has a segment encoding these proteins:
- the ftsY gene encoding signal recognition particle-docking protein FtsY: MSFFKKLKDKINNQTEQVTDKFKDGLTKTRDSFATKMNDLVAKYRKVDEEFFEELEEVLISADVGVETVMELIEELEMEVKRRNIKDTSEVVEVISEKLVEIYYGDADEEIEELNLNEDSLSVVLFVGVNGVGKTTTIGKLAHRLKEEGKTVMLAAGDTFRAGAIEQLDVWGERVGVEVIKHSEGSDPAAVIYDGIQAAKSRNADVLLCDTAGRLQNKVNLMNELSKVKRVISREIPEAPQEVLLVLDATTGQNAMSQAKTFSESTDVSGIVLSKLDGTAKGGIVLAIRNELSIPVKYVGLGEKVTDLQPFNANSFVYGLFADMVDQDTNTDARDD, encoded by the coding sequence TTGAGTTTCTTTAAAAAGCTAAAGGATAAAATCAATAACCAAACGGAACAAGTGACAGATAAATTTAAGGATGGACTTACAAAGACGAGAGATTCGTTTGCGACTAAAATGAATGATCTGGTAGCGAAATATCGAAAAGTCGATGAGGAATTTTTTGAGGAACTGGAAGAAGTACTGATCTCCGCAGATGTTGGTGTGGAGACTGTTATGGAACTCATTGAAGAATTAGAAATGGAAGTGAAACGCCGTAATATCAAAGACACTTCAGAGGTTGTGGAAGTGATCTCTGAAAAGCTGGTTGAGATTTATTATGGAGATGCGGATGAAGAGATAGAAGAGCTGAATTTAAACGAAGACAGCTTATCCGTGGTTCTGTTTGTAGGAGTTAATGGTGTCGGAAAAACAACAACTATTGGAAAGCTTGCTCATCGACTTAAAGAGGAAGGAAAAACAGTGATGCTTGCGGCAGGAGATACCTTCAGAGCTGGTGCCATTGAACAGCTTGATGTATGGGGAGAACGCGTAGGTGTTGAAGTCATTAAACATAGCGAGGGCAGTGATCCGGCTGCCGTCATATATGATGGGATTCAGGCTGCGAAATCAAGAAATGCCGACGTGCTTCTGTGTGATACGGCAGGACGTCTGCAAAATAAAGTGAATTTAATGAACGAACTTTCTAAGGTTAAACGTGTCATCTCACGTGAGATCCCTGAAGCTCCTCAGGAAGTATTGCTTGTTTTGGATGCTACAACGGGTCAGAATGCTATGAGTCAGGCTAAAACCTTTTCTGAATCAACGGATGTTTCTGGAATTGTGTTGTCCAAATTGGATGGGACGGCTAAAGGAGGCATAGTGTTAGCAATTCGGAATGAGTTGTCTATTCCGGTTAAGTATGTCGGACTTGGTGAAAAGGTAACAGATTTACAACCGTTCAATGCCAATTCCTTTGTTTATGGTTTATTTGCTGACATGGTTGATCAGGACACAAACACAGATGCAAGAGATGACTAG
- a CDS encoding putative DNA-binding protein, producing MLEKTTRMNYLFDFYQKLLTPKQKSYMELYYLEDYSLGEIAEEFDVSRQAVYDNIRRTESMLEEYEEKLDLYHKFKQRNELIHELKETIESRDAMDKSELLRFIQRYENLD from the coding sequence TTGCTCGAAAAAACAACCCGAATGAACTATTTATTTGATTTTTATCAGAAATTGCTAACACCAAAACAAAAGAGTTATATGGAACTATACTATCTTGAAGATTATTCTTTAGGTGAAATTGCAGAGGAATTTGATGTGAGCAGACAGGCAGTTTATGATAATATTAGAAGAACAGAGTCTATGCTCGAAGAATATGAAGAGAAGTTAGATCTTTATCATAAATTCAAACAGAGAAACGAGCTTATTCATGAATTGAAAGAAACCATTGAAAGCAGAGACGCAATGGATAAATCTGAACTGTTGAGATTTATCCAAAGGTATGAAAATCTAGATTAG
- the ffh gene encoding signal recognition particle protein, translating into MAFEGLADRLQKTIQKVKGKGKVTEADVKEMTREVRLALLEADVNFKVVKDFIKRVKERAIGQEVMESLTPGQQVIKVVKEELSDLMGGEQSKIATANKPPTVIMMTGLQGAGKTTTTGKLANLLRKKHNRNPMLVAADVYRPAAINQLETLGKQLDMPVFSLGTDANPVDIAKQAIDKAKEDHNDYVIIDTAGRLHVDEQLMDELQSIKEVTTPDEIFLVVDSMTGQDAVNVAQSFDDQLDISGVVLTKLDGDTRGGAAISIKAVTGKPIKYAGMGEKLDELEAFHPDRMASRILGMGDVLSLIEKAQDNVNEKQAKELEEKMRSASFTFEDFLEQMQQVKNMGPLDELINMMPGAGKMKGMKNLQVDEKQISHVEAIIQSMTKKERIDPSIMNASRKRRIAKGSGTSVSEVNRLLKQFDEMKKMMKQMTSTGKKGKKKKGMMNFPFM; encoded by the coding sequence ATGGCATTTGAAGGGTTAGCCGACCGGCTGCAGAAAACGATTCAGAAGGTAAAGGGCAAAGGTAAAGTTACCGAAGCCGATGTAAAAGAAATGACTCGTGAAGTGCGGTTGGCTTTATTAGAAGCCGACGTTAATTTTAAAGTCGTAAAAGATTTTATTAAGCGGGTTAAGGAACGCGCCATTGGTCAGGAAGTTATGGAGAGTTTAACCCCGGGACAGCAGGTAATTAAAGTTGTAAAAGAAGAGCTGTCTGACTTAATGGGCGGTGAGCAAAGTAAGATAGCAACAGCTAATAAGCCACCAACCGTTATCATGATGACAGGTTTGCAGGGTGCGGGTAAAACGACTACCACTGGAAAACTGGCAAATCTTCTACGGAAAAAGCATAATCGCAATCCCATGCTTGTAGCTGCTGACGTTTATCGTCCGGCAGCGATTAATCAGTTGGAAACCCTTGGGAAACAGTTGGATATGCCTGTCTTTTCCTTAGGTACAGATGCCAATCCTGTTGACATAGCTAAGCAGGCGATTGACAAAGCAAAGGAAGACCATAACGACTATGTCATTATTGATACTGCTGGTCGTTTACATGTTGATGAACAGTTAATGGATGAACTGCAGAGTATTAAAGAGGTCACCACACCAGATGAAATTTTCCTCGTTGTGGATTCCATGACTGGACAGGATGCCGTAAATGTCGCTCAAAGCTTTGATGATCAGCTGGATATTTCTGGGGTTGTATTAACCAAATTAGATGGAGATACACGGGGAGGAGCGGCTATTTCCATTAAAGCCGTTACCGGAAAACCAATTAAATATGCGGGTATGGGTGAAAAACTCGACGAACTCGAAGCCTTTCATCCCGATCGTATGGCTTCCAGGATATTAGGGATGGGAGATGTCCTTTCCTTAATTGAAAAAGCACAGGATAATGTTAATGAAAAGCAGGCTAAAGAGCTTGAAGAAAAAATGCGTTCGGCTTCATTTACATTTGAAGACTTTCTGGAGCAGATGCAGCAGGTCAAAAATATGGGTCCTCTGGATGAACTGATAAACATGATGCCCGGGGCCGGTAAAATGAAGGGAATGAAAAACCTCCAGGTTGATGAAAAACAAATCAGCCATGTGGAGGCCATCATTCAATCGATGACGAAGAAGGAAAGAATAGACCCCAGCATCATGAATGCGAGTCGTAAACGGAGGATTGCAAAGGGATCCGGAACCTCTGTGTCAGAAGTAAACCGGCTCCTTAAGCAATTCGACGAAATGAAGAAAATGATGAAACAAATGACTAGCACAGGCAAAAAAGGCAAAAAGAAAAAAGGCATGATGAACTTCCCTTTTATGTAA
- the rpsP gene encoding 30S ribosomal protein S16 — protein MAVKIRLRRMGSKRNPFYRVVVADSRSPRDGRFIEQIGTYNPVVEPAKVDLDEEKALDWMQKGAKPSDTVRNLFSEQGIMKKFHEAKNQK, from the coding sequence ATGGCAGTAAAAATTCGCCTAAGAAGAATGGGTTCAAAGAGAAATCCATTTTATCGTGTAGTTGTTGCCGATTCACGTTCTCCTCGTGATGGACGTTTTATTGAACAGATTGGAACATATAATCCAGTAGTTGAACCAGCAAAAGTTGATTTGGATGAAGAAAAAGCACTAGACTGGATGCAAAAAGGTGCAAAACCAAGTGACACCGTCCGTAATCTGTTTTCAGAGCAAGGCATCATGAAGAAGTTTCACGAAGCTAAAAACCAAAAATAA
- a CDS encoding KH domain-containing protein: MKALIETIVRPLVDYPEEVVVTEEETDEKIRYHLTVHEQDVGKVIGKNGRIAKAIRTVVYAAGSDKDKKLYLDIM; the protein is encoded by the coding sequence ATGAAAGCCTTAATAGAAACCATTGTTCGTCCTCTTGTTGATTATCCTGAGGAAGTCGTGGTGACTGAGGAAGAAACAGATGAAAAAATCCGGTATCATCTTACTGTTCATGAACAGGATGTCGGTAAAGTAATCGGCAAAAACGGACGTATTGCCAAAGCCATTCGAACCGTTGTCTATGCAGCTGGTTCGGACAAGGATAAAAAATTATATTTAGATATCATGTAA
- a CDS encoding YlqD family protein: protein MIRKTSVKQVITEKSKERLESKFHRQLSQLENECHQLQFEKRKLQSKKGISPQDVKTRFQKEIDRRQNKMKWLEYQLEQLDILPVGSEITESEIDEIVEVSVGDRWSDVMGEHSITIKDDTIIRID from the coding sequence ATGATAAGAAAAACTTCTGTTAAACAGGTGATTACCGAAAAAAGCAAGGAACGATTGGAGTCAAAATTTCATCGTCAGCTGTCCCAGCTTGAAAATGAGTGTCATCAGCTTCAGTTTGAGAAACGAAAACTGCAATCAAAAAAGGGGATTTCACCACAGGATGTTAAAACCCGGTTTCAAAAGGAAATTGACCGGCGACAAAACAAGATGAAATGGCTTGAATATCAGCTTGAGCAACTGGATATTTTACCAGTAGGCAGTGAAATCACTGAAAGCGAAATTGATGAGATTGTAGAAGTTTCCGTTGGAGATCGCTGGTCAGATGTTATGGGTGAACATTCCATTACCATAAAGGATGACACGATTATACGAATCGATTAA
- the rimM gene encoding ribosome maturation factor RimM (Essential for efficient processing of 16S rRNA), translated as MEMFNVGKIVNTHGIKGEVKVIKITDFEERLEPGSRLYWVSDDGSTTIPLEVDGHRIHKNLHLLHFDGYASINDVEPLKNGMLKVSEEQLLTLDEGEYYYYEIIGCEVVTEEGEKLGMIKEILSPGANDIWVVKRSGKKDVLIPYIEEIVKQVDVEHKKVTIHPMEGLLD; from the coding sequence ATGGAAATGTTTAATGTTGGAAAAATAGTTAATACTCATGGAATAAAAGGGGAAGTGAAAGTTATTAAAATTACGGATTTTGAGGAACGATTAGAGCCGGGCTCCAGACTTTACTGGGTTTCGGATGATGGTTCAACGACCATTCCCCTAGAAGTGGACGGACATCGCATCCATAAAAACTTACATTTGCTCCATTTTGACGGGTACGCCTCCATTAATGATGTTGAACCATTAAAAAATGGAATGCTGAAAGTTTCCGAAGAGCAGCTATTGACTCTCGATGAAGGAGAGTATTATTATTATGAAATTATTGGCTGTGAAGTAGTTACGGAAGAAGGCGAAAAACTCGGTATGATTAAAGAAATTCTGTCACCAGGAGCTAATGACATTTGGGTAGTGAAACGGTCGGGGAAGAAAGATGTTTTAATCCCTTACATAGAGGAGATCGTCAAACAAGTGGATGTAGAACACAAAAAAGTTACGATACATCCGATGGAGGGTTTACTGGACTGA
- the trmD gene encoding tRNA (guanosine(37)-N1)-methyltransferase TrmD, which translates to MQIDILTLFPEMFDGVLNSSILKKAKTMEAVHYNTINFRSYSDNKHQKVDDYPYGGGAGMVLTPQPLFDAVEDLSSNPSSKPRVVLMSPQGEPYTQQKAEEFSREEHLILICGHYEGYDERIRTHLATDEISIGDYILTGGELGAMVVTDSVVRLLPGVLGNNHSAVQDSFSTGLLEHPHYTRPREFRGMNVPDVILSGDHQKIEDWRQMESLKRTWERRPDLLENVVLTDKQKQWIKQWEMDK; encoded by the coding sequence ATGCAAATAGATATTTTAACCCTGTTTCCGGAAATGTTCGATGGCGTACTTAATTCCTCCATTTTAAAAAAAGCGAAAACTATGGAAGCTGTCCACTATAATACGATTAATTTTCGTTCGTATTCAGATAATAAACACCAGAAAGTGGATGACTATCCATATGGGGGAGGAGCGGGCATGGTTCTTACACCACAGCCCTTATTTGATGCAGTTGAAGATCTGTCATCAAATCCTTCTTCAAAGCCCCGTGTTGTTTTAATGTCACCACAGGGGGAGCCCTATACCCAGCAGAAAGCAGAGGAGTTTTCCCGGGAAGAGCACTTAATTCTGATTTGCGGTCATTATGAAGGGTATGATGAGCGTATACGAACGCATCTGGCTACAGACGAAATTTCCATTGGTGATTATATTTTAACTGGTGGTGAACTAGGGGCCATGGTTGTGACAGACAGTGTGGTAAGGCTTCTTCCGGGTGTGCTTGGCAACAATCATTCTGCAGTGCAGGATTCTTTTTCAACCGGTCTTCTCGAACACCCTCATTACACCCGTCCCAGGGAGTTTAGAGGGATGAATGTACCCGATGTTATTTTATCCGGTGATCATCAAAAGATAGAGGATTGGCGGCAGATGGAATCGTTAAAAAGAACCTGGGAACGAAGGCCTGATTTATTAGAAAATGTTGTCCTGACCGATAAACAAAAACAGTGGATAAAGCAATGGGAGATGGACAAATAA
- the rplS gene encoding 50S ribosomal protein L19, which produces MQNIIEQVTKDQLRTDRPDFRPGDTVKVHVKVVEGNRERIQVFEGVVLKRRGGGISETFTVRKISYGVGIERTFPVHSPRIDKIEVSRRGKVRRAKLYYLRGLRGKAARIKEIR; this is translated from the coding sequence GTGCAAAACATTATTGAACAAGTTACAAAAGACCAATTACGCACGGACCGTCCAGATTTTCGTCCTGGAGATACGGTAAAGGTTCACGTGAAAGTTGTTGAAGGGAACCGTGAACGTATTCAGGTGTTTGAAGGTGTTGTACTTAAACGTCGTGGTGGCGGAATAAGTGAAACCTTCACTGTACGTAAAATCTCTTATGGCGTGGGAATTGAACGTACGTTCCCAGTACATTCCCCACGTATTGATAAGATCGAAGTGTCCCGTCGTGGTAAAGTACGTCGTGCGAAGCTGTATTACCTTCGTGGACTTCGTGGTAAAGCTGCACGTATTAAAGAAATCCGATAA
- the lepB gene encoding signal peptidase I — translation MSTKNIEWLSWIKVIVISAIIALGIRTFLFTPIIVDGPSMLPTLENGDHLIVNKLNYQIGKPERFDIVVFHATQKRDYIKRVIGLPGEHIAYRNETLYVDGTPVEEPFIQERVEGLQEGSHYTHDFTLEDLPGEYEKIPEGYVLVLGDNRMNSTDSRMIGLIPVDQIVGEAQLTYWPLSHFEWKT, via the coding sequence ATGTCCACGAAGAACATAGAATGGCTAAGCTGGATTAAAGTTATTGTTATTTCAGCGATTATTGCATTAGGAATTCGAACATTTTTATTTACCCCAATTATTGTGGACGGGCCATCCATGCTTCCTACACTCGAAAACGGGGATCATTTGATTGTAAACAAACTAAATTATCAGATTGGGAAGCCGGAACGCTTTGACATTGTTGTCTTTCATGCAACACAAAAAAGAGACTACATTAAAAGGGTGATTGGCCTGCCGGGAGAACATATAGCTTATCGTAACGAAACTCTCTATGTAGATGGAACCCCTGTGGAGGAACCGTTTATTCAGGAAAGAGTGGAAGGCCTGCAGGAAGGCAGTCACTATACGCATGATTTTACTTTAGAAGACTTACCTGGAGAATATGAAAAAATACCTGAGGGTTATGTATTAGTCCTTGGAGATAATCGTATGAACTCAACAGACAGTCGAATGATAGGCTTAATACCTGTGGATCAGATTGTGGGGGAAGCCCAGCTCACTTACTGGCCTCTCTCTCATTTTGAGTGGAAAACATAA
- the ylqF gene encoding ribosome biogenesis GTPase YlqF, with protein MTIQWFPGHMAKAKREVEEKLKLVDFVIELVDARVPKSSQNPMLQDVLADKDKLVLLMKKDLADPEVTKEWEDHFDHLGTPHLAVNVQEQKDIQTLIKKAKTIGEQKLERLTQKGVKPRPIRAMIVGIPNVGKSTLINRLVNKKIAQTGDRPGVTKSQTWMKVKKDFELLDTPGILWPKFEDEEVGLKLAAIGTIKDQLLHLDDVAVFVLKFFKQYYPAQLKERYGINLDAEDIVSWFDEIGKKRGCLASGGMIDYEKTADVIIRDLRTGKLGLFTFDRP; from the coding sequence GTGACGATACAATGGTTTCCGGGCCATATGGCAAAGGCAAAGAGAGAAGTTGAAGAAAAATTAAAGCTCGTCGATTTTGTGATTGAATTGGTAGACGCAAGAGTGCCAAAATCTTCACAAAACCCTATGCTCCAGGATGTGTTAGCTGATAAGGACAAGCTTGTACTCCTAATGAAGAAGGACCTGGCAGACCCTGAAGTGACAAAGGAATGGGAAGACCATTTTGATCACTTGGGGACCCCTCATTTAGCTGTAAATGTACAGGAGCAAAAAGATATTCAAACCTTAATTAAAAAAGCAAAAACAATCGGTGAACAAAAACTGGAACGTCTAACACAAAAAGGAGTTAAGCCAAGACCTATTAGAGCCATGATAGTGGGGATACCAAATGTAGGTAAATCCACCCTTATCAATCGACTGGTTAACAAAAAAATAGCTCAGACCGGTGATCGACCTGGAGTAACGAAATCCCAGACCTGGATGAAAGTGAAAAAGGATTTCGAGCTTCTCGATACGCCGGGCATTTTATGGCCTAAATTTGAGGATGAAGAGGTGGGCCTTAAATTGGCGGCTATTGGCACTATTAAGGATCAGCTATTACACCTGGATGATGTTGCCGTTTTTGTGCTTAAATTTTTTAAACAGTATTATCCTGCTCAACTTAAAGAGCGTTATGGGATCAATCTAGATGCTGAAGATATTGTGTCATGGTTTGATGAGATCGGGAAAAAACGAGGCTGCCTGGCAAGTGGTGGTATGATTGATTACGAAAAAACAGCTGATGTGATTATTCGTGATTTGCGAACGGGAAAATTAGGACTTTTCACCTTTGATCGTCCTTAA
- a CDS encoding ribonuclease HII: protein MTSRETIKEIREKLTNESYSAADWQAYQEDDRKGVQALVLKEQKKHAERQKNLEHFQEMLKWEQHLWEQGHTYISGIDEAGRGPLAGPVVAAAVVIDDSFYLEGLDDSKKLSESVRERFFATIKEKAVDFGIGIVDAKTIDQINIYQASKLAMKKAVLELKHQPQFLLIDAVKLPELPIQQESIVKGDQKSVSIAAASVLAKVTRDRRMKEIGRQYPSYQFETNMGYGTKVHLEALKQLGPTPYHRQSFSPVKEATQS, encoded by the coding sequence ATGACCAGCAGAGAAACCATAAAAGAAATACGCGAAAAATTAACGAATGAAAGTTATTCAGCAGCAGATTGGCAAGCCTATCAGGAGGATGACCGGAAAGGTGTACAGGCATTAGTACTTAAGGAACAGAAAAAACACGCTGAAAGACAGAAGAATTTAGAGCATTTTCAGGAGATGCTGAAGTGGGAGCAACACCTTTGGGAACAGGGACATACATATATTTCAGGGATTGATGAAGCGGGCCGTGGCCCTTTAGCAGGCCCGGTTGTGGCTGCTGCTGTGGTCATTGATGATTCCTTTTATCTGGAAGGCCTGGACGACTCCAAAAAATTATCGGAGTCAGTGAGGGAAAGATTTTTTGCTACGATTAAAGAAAAGGCTGTGGATTTTGGTATAGGAATTGTTGATGCCAAAACCATTGATCAGATCAACATTTATCAGGCCTCAAAGTTAGCGATGAAAAAGGCTGTTTTGGAATTAAAACACCAGCCTCAATTTCTGCTTATCGATGCGGTGAAGCTACCGGAACTGCCGATTCAACAGGAATCCATTGTAAAAGGGGATCAAAAGTCTGTATCCATTGCAGCGGCAAGTGTATTAGCTAAGGTAACAAGAGATCGGAGGATGAAAGAAATAGGGCGTCAATATCCTTCCTACCAATTCGAAACAAACATGGGATATGGAACGAAAGTGCATTTGGAAGCACTAAAGCAATTAGGACCTACCCCTTATCACAGACAGTCATTTTCACCAGTTAAAGAAGCAACTCAATCCTAA
- a CDS encoding EscU/YscU/HrcU family type III secretion system export apparatus switch protein, with the protein MTQPSEYKRKKAVALSYDETIENAPKVSASGQGKVAERILSQAKEHDVPVQEDETLVELLSALNINETIPEDLYQVVAEVFAFIYQVDRHEEERT; encoded by the coding sequence ATGACACAGCCGTCTGAATATAAACGAAAAAAAGCAGTGGCCTTATCTTATGATGAAACAATCGAGAATGCCCCAAAAGTTTCCGCTTCAGGGCAGGGGAAGGTCGCTGAGAGAATTCTGTCACAGGCGAAGGAACATGATGTACCTGTACAGGAGGATGAAACGCTTGTTGAACTTCTCTCAGCATTAAATATTAATGAAACGATTCCGGAAGATTTGTATCAGGTAGTAGCTGAAGTTTTCGCATTTATTTATCAGGTTGATCGTCATGAAGAGGAGAGAACATAA
- the sucC gene encoding ADP-forming succinate--CoA ligase subunit beta, whose amino-acid sequence MNIHEYQAKEIFRQFGVAVPNNRVAFSVDEAVQAAQELGSDVSVVKAQIHAGGRGKAGGVKIAKSQEDVRTYAEELLGKTLVTHQTGPEGKEVKRLLVEEGCDIQNEYYIGVVLDRATSRVVMMGSEEGGTEIEEVAANTPEKIFQEVIDPVTGLMPYQARRLAFHINIPKELISKAVKFMMGLYDVFIKKDCSVAEINPLVTTGDGEVLALDAKLNFDDNALFRQKDLLEYRDLDEEDPKEIEASKYDLSYVALDGNIGCMVNGAGLAMSTMDIIKHSGGEPANFLDVGGGATAEKVTEAFKIILADDNVKGIFVNIFGGIMKCDVIAEGVVEATKQVGLELPLVVRLEGTNVEQGKTILSESGLNITSANSMADGAQKIVELVK is encoded by the coding sequence ATGAACATTCACGAGTATCAAGCAAAAGAGATTTTTCGCCAATTCGGCGTTGCTGTACCCAATAATCGTGTTGCGTTTTCAGTAGATGAAGCTGTCCAGGCGGCACAGGAATTAGGTTCAGATGTAAGCGTTGTAAAAGCTCAAATTCATGCAGGCGGCCGCGGGAAAGCAGGCGGAGTAAAAATTGCCAAGAGCCAGGAAGATGTACGTACATATGCTGAAGAGTTACTTGGTAAAACGTTAGTGACGCATCAGACTGGACCTGAAGGGAAGGAAGTAAAACGTCTTCTGGTTGAAGAAGGCTGCGATATTCAAAATGAGTACTATATTGGTGTTGTTCTTGATCGTGCAACCTCCCGTGTTGTGATGATGGGTTCCGAAGAAGGAGGAACTGAAATTGAAGAGGTTGCTGCCAATACACCTGAAAAGATCTTTCAGGAGGTTATTGATCCTGTAACTGGACTTATGCCTTATCAGGCAAGAAGATTAGCGTTTCATATTAATATTCCGAAAGAACTCATTTCTAAAGCAGTTAAATTTATGATGGGACTTTATGATGTATTTATTAAAAAAGATTGCTCTGTAGCTGAAATTAACCCACTTGTTACAACAGGTGACGGGGAAGTTCTAGCTTTAGATGCGAAACTGAACTTTGATGACAACGCTTTATTCCGTCAAAAGGATTTATTGGAGTATCGTGATCTCGATGAAGAGGATCCAAAAGAAATTGAAGCTTCAAAATATGATCTCAGTTATGTAGCTCTTGATGGGAATATCGGCTGTATGGTTAATGGCGCTGGTCTTGCAATGTCTACTATGGATATTATTAAACATTCAGGTGGAGAGCCGGCCAACTTCCTTGATGTAGGGGGAGGAGCAACTGCGGAAAAAGTTACCGAAGCCTTTAAAATCATACTTGCTGATGACAATGTAAAAGGAATTTTTGTAAACATCTTTGGCGGTATTATGAAATGTGATGTAATTGCTGAAGGTGTTGTAGAGGCGACGAAGCAGGTAGGCCTTGAACTGCCACTGGTCGTTCGTCTTGAAGGAACAAACGTAGAGCAAGGGAAGACAATTTTGTCTGAATCCGGTTTGAATATCACATCCGCAAATTCTATGGCTGATGGAGCACAAAAAATCGTTGAACTGGTTAAGTAA
- the sucD gene encoding succinate--CoA ligase subunit alpha, translating to MSIYINKNTKVIVQGITGSTALFHTKQMLEYGTEIVGGTSPGKGGQTVEGVPVFNTVQEAKEKTGATASVIYVPAPFAADAILEAVDAELDTVICITEHIPVMDMVKVKRQMEGKKTRLVGPNCPGVITPEECKIGIMPGYIHKKGHVGVVSRSGTLTYEAVHQLSEEGIGQSTAVGIGGDPVNGTNFIDVLNAFNEDPDTEAVIMIGEIGGTAEEEAAQWIKENMSKPVVGFIGGRTAPPGKRMGHAGAIISGGKGTADEKIRIMNDSGIKVAETPAVMGETLIEVLKENNLYEKCKTY from the coding sequence ATGAGTATCTATATAAATAAGAATACAAAAGTAATCGTTCAGGGTATCACTGGTTCTACAGCTTTATTCCATACGAAGCAAATGCTTGAATATGGCACTGAAATTGTAGGAGGTACTTCCCCGGGAAAAGGCGGACAGACAGTAGAAGGTGTACCTGTTTTTAATACCGTCCAGGAAGCGAAGGAAAAGACCGGTGCAACTGCATCTGTTATTTATGTACCCGCACCATTTGCAGCAGACGCCATTCTGGAAGCTGTGGATGCCGAGCTGGACACTGTTATCTGTATTACGGAACACATTCCAGTCATGGATATGGTGAAGGTAAAACGGCAAATGGAAGGGAAGAAAACCCGCCTGGTAGGACCAAACTGTCCAGGTGTGATTACTCCCGAAGAGTGTAAGATTGGTATTATGCCTGGTTATATTCATAAAAAAGGTCACGTAGGAGTTGTATCACGTTCCGGTACATTAACCTATGAGGCTGTTCACCAGCTGTCTGAAGAAGGAATTGGCCAATCCACTGCTGTTGGTATTGGCGGGGACCCGGTCAATGGTACCAATTTCATTGATGTACTAAATGCTTTTAATGAAGATCCTGATACTGAAGCTGTGATTATGATCGGTGAAATTGGTGGTACAGCGGAAGAGGAAGCGGCTCAATGGATTAAAGAAAATATGAGTAAACCTGTCGTAGGCTTTATCGGCGGACGTACAGCACCTCCAGGAAAACGTATGGGACATGCTGGCGCCATTATTTCTGGTGGAAAAGGAACGGCAGACGAAAAAATCCGGATTATGAATGACTCCGGAATTAAAGTAGCAGAAACACCTGCTGTAATGGGTGAAACTTTAATAGAAGTTCTAAAAGAAAACAATCTTTACGAAAAATGCAAAACGTATTAA